One segment of Anastrepha obliqua isolate idAnaObli1 chromosome 3, idAnaObli1_1.0, whole genome shotgun sequence DNA contains the following:
- the LOC129241799 gene encoding tryptophan--tRNA ligase, mitochondrial, with translation MNTLKALSAIASRDALHASSALLKHQTRTCASIRSVQKNKDVDTTEHEYPRKVFSGIQPTGALHLGNYLGAVQNWTRLQNAKEDVTFCIVDMHSMTIPQEPVALRENIFQMAAAMLACGIDPEKSTLFVQSAVKEHAELSWILGCMTTMARLSHLPQYKEKTRAVKEIPLGLFVYPVLQAADIMLYKATHVPVGEDQLQHIQLTQHLARTFNNKYGDTFPICHAVISDKSAARIRSLRDPSKKMSKSDGDPKAVINLTDDADVIIEKVKKAVTDFCSDVHYNPETRQGVSNLISIHSLLSGKNVQQICEEAKSIDTGKYKMRVAEEIVEHLRPIRNKINQQLVRRNELMYLLEMGADKARETAAATLAEVKQKLGLGACAIMPTLLEHKEEVKMAAKPKKPAVETKKIGDVEVPLVPKQQLRVEKKKQMRVEIKTNVDMDLAVPPKLDVKPVVSSNKTAAVESSAPVTTKALVPRKMTVTPLDSNESKMDKQQKEIKI, from the exons TTCGTTCAGTGCAGAAAAACAAGGATGTCGAT ACTACTGAACATGAATATCCGCGCAAAGTTTTCTCTGGCATCCAACCCACTGGTGCATTACATTTGGGCAACTACTTAGGTGCGGTACAAAATTGGACGAGACTGCAGAACGCTAAAGAAgatgtgacattttgtattGTGGATATGCATTCGATGACAATTCCCCAG GAACCAGTGGCTTTGCGAGAAAATATCTTTCAAATGGCGGCGGCCATGTTGGCCTGTGGCATTGATCCTGAGAAATCCACCCTCTTTGTACAGTCGGCAGTGAAGGAGCATGCGGAGTTGTCTTGGATTTTGGGCTGCATGACAACAATGGCACGATTGAGCCACTTGCCACAGTATAAGGAGAAAACTCGTGCTGTAAAAGAAATACCACTGGGGTTGTTTGTGTATCCTGTGTTGCAGGCGGCGGATATAATGCTTTACAA AGCTACACATGTGCCCGTCGGCGAGGATCAGTTGCAACATATACAACTCACCCAACATTTGGCACGTACATTCAACAACAAATACGGCGATACATTCCCGATTTGCCATGCCGTCATCAGTGATAAGTCCGCTGCGCGCATACGCTCATTACGTGATCCGAGTAAAAAGATGTCCAAGTCCGATGGTGATCCCAAAGCGGTCATCAATCTAACCGATGATGCAGACGTGATTATAGAGAAGGTGAAAAAAGCAGTTACAGACTTCTGTTCGGACGTGCACTACAATCCGGAAACGCGTCAGGGCGTTAGCAATCTTATAAGCATACACTCACTGCTCTCCGGCAAGAATGTGCAGCAAATTTGCGAAGAAGCCAAGAGCATAGATACTGGCAAATATAAGATGCGCGTAGCTGAAGAGATTGTAGAACATTTGCGGCCTATACGCAATAAAATCAATCAGCAGCTGGTGCGACGCAATGAATTGATGTATTTGTTAGAGATGGGCGCTGACAAAGCGCGTGAAACAGCCGCTGCTACTTTAGCGGAGGTCAAACAAAAGTTGGGACTTGGTGCTTGTGCTATTATGCCAACTTTACTAGAACATAAGGAGGAGGTGAAAATGGCGGCGAAACCTAAAAAGCCAGCAGTTGAAACGAAAAAGATTGGCGATGTAGAGGTGCCATTGGTGCCGAAGCAGCAATTGCGCGTCGAAAAAAAGAAGCAGATGCGTGTTGAAATCAAAACCAATGTGGATATGGACTTAGCTGTGCCGCCAAAATTAGATGTTAAACCGGTAGTGTCGTCAAATAAAACAGCAGCAGTTGAGTCGTCGGCACCAGTCACAACGAAAGCTTTAGTACCGAGAAAGATGACAGTAACGCCGTTGGACTCCAACGAATCGAAGATGGACAAACAGCAAAAGGAGATCAAGATCTAG